GTCTTCTTTGTTTGCAGGAAAGATTTTCCCTTATGCTGATATGTTCAAGTGGCTGTCTTATGGCAATGGTAAAAGCAGTTCCTTGATATGcaaaatttctcatttcatatttcttttgtaaCACTGTACTAGTGTGGGTTCTCCAGATGGAAAGCATCCAGGTTGTGATCACTCATACTTTGGTCGAAGGGAGTTTTCTTTCACATTGGATAATGATATTTACTTGCGATTTCAATCATTCAATACTGCATCTGAGCTGGAAAATGCTATCAAAGAGAAGTGTCCTTTCAAAATAGACATTGGACCTGTCTACAGCGTAGATGTAAGATCTCTGCAACTGTCGTTCTCCCTGCATTAGAACTTAAGTTAAGTTTGTATGTGTTAGCATGATGGACAAATCGTAGAATGTCTTGTAGGATATACATTAAGAAATTCTCGCTATGATAATTATGTGAGAGATATTCTTGATACTACATTTACTGTAAAATATTGTGTAGCATTTGCTAAAGAATATTTCTCGTGTATAAATACCGATGTATTCTTATCTATTTGAAAAGTGAATTGAGAAAATCATTCTTCCGTTCCCCTCATGTTTCCTCTGTTTTTGACGCTATGAACAAGAGGATTCGGGGTAAAAGCTATTTATACTTAATTTGCTGCATTTGTTGCTTTAATGTGTATTGAGAGGTTCTTATATGTGTTTTTATACTGTCTGCTTGTTAATTCActtcaaaaggaaaaaaggagTTTCTTTTTAGCTGAAACACACATAATGGCTATACCTTGAGTTAATCATATGGTTATTCTCATTTGATGCTTCCCCTTAGATTAAGGTACCCCAATTTCTTTGTGTTCTTTCTTTGCGGGGTAGACAGGTTTGTGTTTGTGAGTCAGTAAGTTGTTTCagtaggatatatatatatatttaccttTTATTTAATACTTCTAATTGCTATGTTTCTGTGCTGCAGCCTTCAAAAAGGCACGCATATTCACAAGGTGGTGACAATGTTTTCACGCCTGTTGAAAAGGAGCTAGTTTTTGATATTGTAAGTCATTgagattgaaaatattaatgttTGTGTGGAAAATCTGCCAATTCATGTTGCGGCTGAAAGATGTCACATACATATCATACTGCAGGATATATCAGACTATGATGATGCCAGATACTGCTGTTCAGGAGCTGATGTTTGTTTAGAGTGCTGGCCGCTGATGACAATTGCTATCAAGGTCATTGATACTTCTCTCAGAGGTATAGTCTTTATGACATGAAAAACAAACTGCTGTTTTTCCCTAGGAACATTTTTGACCTTCTGCAAATGTATGTTGCATACACTCTCATTTTGTTGTTTCACAGATGACTTTGGGTTCAGCCACATCCTGTGGGTATACAGTGGCAGGCGTGGTGTCCATTGTTGGGTTTGTGATGGAAAAGCGAGAAGGTACTGCTCCACATGTGTATTATTCTATTTACTGATATGGTCATTGTATTTACTTTTCTACTATGTTCATACTGTTCTTATATTCATCATCATAATCAGGTTGAACAATGAACAGAGGGCTGCAATTGTTGATTATTTTCGTGTTTACAAGGTACTTAGCGATGCTTTACATGTTTTCTAATGGAAATTATGATAGCTTGAGGTTCTAACAGAAATATATTATGTTTACTATTCAGGGCAATGAGAATAGCAGTAAAAAAGTTTCTCTAGTGGGTCCTGCACTTCATCCTTACCTCGTGTAAGGTTCTATCcatccaatttttttctctttgtttagGTTTAGGTTGTATTCTTAGTCAAATTCTATCTCTGCAGGAGATCTTATACTGAGGTCTTGAAAgattactttgaaaaaagacTGCTATCAAGTCAAAATTTGTTCTTGAATGAGGAAAGGTTTGAGAAGATTCTGGAAATGATACCTGATGAGTGTATGCAAGTTTACCTTTCATTACTTCttctaaatcattttcatcTCATTGAGTTTTTAGTGATGTTGAGGAATTTTGCAGCTGTTACATCTGAGCTTCGGGGAAGATGGTTGTCTAACAAACGCTCAAGAGAAGAAATTAATGTTGCCCGGTGGGATCAACTAAAAAATCTATTGCACTCCAATAAACAGAAGGTAGCAATCTTATATTAACTTGCACTATGGAAATTAAAGTTTTAAACTGTCCTTTTAATCGCATGAATCAAGTCAGGCttaattattagtcttgaacCCATTGAGATTCTTGTATTGTGTGTCATTGCTCCAGAACTCAAGATCTATcatgttcttttgcaaattgAGTGAAccatgatatttttaataaattagcTAAAAGGTGTGA
This genomic stretch from Solanum stenotomum isolate F172 chromosome 10, ASM1918654v1, whole genome shotgun sequence harbors:
- the LOC125841504 gene encoding uncharacterized protein LOC125841504; the protein is MPREEVENGRDDMLIDGNEVEQRRLENAVPEGFNADYLKAYYGKIFPYADMFKWLSYGNDGKHPGCDHSYFGRREFSFTLDNDIYLRFQSFNTASELENAIKEKCPFKIDIGPVYSVDPSKRHAYSQGGDNVFTPVEKELVFDIDISDYDDARYCCSGADVCLECWPLMTIAIKVIDTSLRDDFGFSHILWVYSGRRGVHCWVCDGKARRLNNEQRAAIVDYFRVYKGNENSSKKVSLVGPALHPYLVRSYTEVLKDYFEKRLLSSQNLFLNEERFEKILEMIPDESVTSELRGRWLSNKRSREEINVARWDQLKNLLHSNKQKGQGLRRCIEEIVFTFTYPRLDMEVSKHMNHLLKAPFCVHPKTGRVCVPINPKNCEEFDPSAVPTLSQVLGELNTGGFKGEGDSEWDGTSLGDCVRYFRESFLQHLLKSCKEEIETSYNAKVQQSRNSISW